One genomic segment of Synechocystis sp. LKSZ1 includes these proteins:
- a CDS encoding chemotaxis protein CheW has protein sequence MASDFSTASRTLAPTQGQLQQFLHFSLEPHTQAMLPIAQLSEVLNVPLGQIVPIPHLPPWVLGVYNWRGEILWMVDLGQLLGLTPWHRQSVARSHYAVIVLNGSGDYDPKRPLRRQNRQDRNQMLGLVVGEVRDIEWCNPDQIQSAPTASISAALVPYLRGFWVSEPGEMFVVLNGQAVISRLNQASIT, from the coding sequence ATGGCCTCCGATTTTTCCACTGCTTCCCGTACCCTTGCCCCGACCCAGGGCCAACTCCAACAATTTCTGCATTTTTCCCTAGAGCCCCATACCCAGGCCATGCTCCCTATTGCTCAACTGAGTGAGGTGCTCAATGTCCCCCTGGGCCAGATTGTCCCCATTCCCCACCTGCCCCCTTGGGTGCTGGGGGTTTATAACTGGCGCGGAGAGATTCTCTGGATGGTGGACTTGGGACAACTGCTGGGGCTGACCCCCTGGCATCGTCAATCTGTAGCTCGTTCTCACTATGCGGTCATTGTCCTTAACGGGAGCGGTGACTACGACCCCAAGCGGCCCCTGCGTCGTCAGAATCGCCAAGACCGCAACCAGATGCTCGGCTTAGTCGTCGGTGAAGTCAGGGATATTGAATGGTGTAATCCTGACCAAATTCAATCGGCCCCAACGGCCAGTATTAGTGCGGCCCTGGTGCCCTATCTGCGGGGTTTTTGGGTGAGTGAACCGGGGGAAATGTTTGTGGTGCTCAATGGCCAGGCGGTCATTTCCCGTCTTAACCAGGCATCCATTACTTAA
- a CDS encoding methyl-accepting chemotaxis protein, producing MVSSSLTSPELSLLTQQALQQTCQNLTEQVVRLQKQEQSLQQAITQGTNQGLEHTAGMQTLRETLANTSGQIQRLDQSTQAVAQAINLIRQFAAQTHLLALKASIEAARAGEEGRGFAVIAEEVRGLAAQSAEATAAIETLVVAIQSEAREVSDTLQRGKQQLERENQTVDTIQDHWHQAAQSQQALTLAIQSIAQTSYQQQQLLAQRPQAL from the coding sequence ATGGTCTCTTCTAGCCTCACGTCTCCTGAACTGTCTCTCCTGACCCAGCAGGCCCTCCAGCAAACCTGTCAAAATCTGACGGAGCAAGTTGTTCGCTTGCAAAAACAAGAACAAAGCCTGCAACAGGCCATCACCCAGGGCACAAACCAGGGCCTGGAACATACGGCGGGGATGCAGACCCTGCGGGAAACCCTCGCCAACACCAGCGGCCAGATTCAACGGTTGGACCAATCCACCCAGGCCGTGGCCCAGGCCATTAACCTGATCCGACAATTCGCGGCCCAGACCCATCTCTTGGCCCTCAAGGCCTCCATCGAGGCGGCCCGGGCCGGAGAAGAGGGCCGGGGCTTTGCTGTGATTGCTGAGGAAGTAAGGGGCTTGGCTGCTCAATCCGCCGAGGCCACAGCGGCCATTGAAACCCTGGTGGTAGCCATTCAATCGGAGGCCAGGGAGGTCAGCGATACCCTCCAACGGGGCAAACAACAATTGGAACGGGAAAACCAGACCGTGGATACCATCCAAGACCACTGGCACCAGGCTGCCCAGTCCCAGCAGGCCTTGACCCTTGCCATCCAGTCCATTGCCCAAACGAGCTATCAACAACAGCAACTGCTGGCCCAACGACCGCAAGCCCTATGA